In Theileria annulata chromosome 3, complete sequence, *** SEQUENCING IN PROGRESS ***, the sequence atatttgattctcatttggtaattttaatcttaattctattaacaattctttaaaatctttttcatctaaatttatccaattattattttttattaaatgatattttttatattcatttttattttttatttttaatattaacattattatttcttcaaatctataaattattacccAATTGAACAATAGATTtacttatttatttaatttaatttaagaaataatttataaatttaagtaattatttaaaaataattataaattagtggttttaaaaataaatgtacaaaattgatcgggttagaagaaataaaatttcctTCCTCCTATCAATCTTGCTGctattacacattttagaaaaaataatattaaataaataattatattaagttgataaaaatgattaatatatattagattACTTGAAAAGTAATATATAAGTACAAGATTCATTTAATGTATTAGATTCCCataaaatatgattttgatcaataactttaataatattaatatctTGATATGGAATCATACTAGAAGTTGATGTAAATGTTGctttaaattcatttatcaTTACATAATCACTacttttatcatttatatcataaattatattatcacattttatataatttaatattattaatattattatataatttaacataattaattattatatattattttttattaattgcCCATGGGGAGCACATTATcttacaaattaatttaattaataataataataattaataataataataatttaataaaattaataataatttaataaaattcttaataataataataatttaagattattatttttttttaaaattaaataatagaaaaatTTATAGTGATGTTGTACcacacatttattttaaatattttgtcatttaaatgtatataaaaacaattaatttaaaaggTTTTAGAacttataaaaattttacttCATTTACTTTCTCACCAAAATATAATGCCATTggtattaattatacaatttaaataatataattaattaatttaattaatttaatttatttaattacacattttattattaatttatttttaatatttaatttaattattaagatctaaaaaattttcttaCTACTAACTTACTTCTTAATTGTCTTTAATTAGCCTAAATAGGTCTTTAATTACCCTAAATAGGCCTTTAATTAGCCTAAATAGGTCTTTAATTAGCCTAAATAGGTCTTTAATTACCCTGAATAGAcctttaatttagttaaattacGCCTTATTTTAGCCTTAATTTAGTTCTTATTTTGCCTCTAATTTAGTAGTTAATTATGACTTAATTTACCCCTTAATTAGTCTTAATTATGCCTATTTTACTGTCATTTTACTCCTTCTTTACCCTTTATCTACCTCTAATTACTCCTTTAAATACCTTTAtttactccttaactaGCGTTATTTTACCCTTTATTTACCCCTTATTTACCTCTAAATTACTCTTTATCTAGCCTTCCTAGCCTCTTATTTTACCCTTATTTACCCTTATTTTAACCCTTACTAGAATCTTAACTATTCCTTAATTACTTCCTATTTTACTTCCTAATTACTTCCTAattactccttaactatCCCTTATTTACCTCTCCATTACCCTTATTTTACCCTTTAACTAGCCTTATTTGACCCTTATTTTAGTAGCTAATTAGCTCTTATTTTACCTCTAattactccttaactaGACTTATTTTACCTCTTAATTACTCCTTATTTACCCCTTAGATACCCCTTTATTTACCCCTTATTTACCCCTATCTATACCTCTACACCGTTACTTTAATAATGATTATAGTTGGTTTGAATGGTTCTGGTAagagtaatttattattggcaataaattttgttttatgTCATGATCTAATTGGATATTCACATTCTGATTACCTTTTTAAAGGTGATCATTATTCTAATTCTAATGAAACTTTtgttgaaattatattcattactaataatatattatcttACCTACCCGgtacggtgcttggtcacacggctactaatagtactaaggatattacAGCTGTACCTAGTACTAAGGATGGTAccgttggagcaagcaccgttactaagggaaagggagctaattttacagccacGGAGTGTAatagggaaagggagctaaatGACACTTTTGGTACTtcgggaaagggagctaattttacagccatggagtgtacttccggaaagggagctaattttacagccaccgagtgtactatggatattaatactaaggaagcccctttcggggctggtactaaggatattacTACTGTTGGAACTGGTGCCCGTGGTActgacaccgtaacgaaaataatattaaaacgtataataaaagataataatgaaatatatttaataaacaataatcaattaaatttaaataattataaacaatttattaacaatataataaattctaataatttaattaataatataatgaataataatataatgaataatatattgaataaagaattaataataatatataatgaaatgattggatataataaatataataagaatataaatgaaagtaagaaattaattaatgaaattgagaaattaataaatgaattagaaattaattttgataaaatttctaaaaaaattaattttattaattttgataatattaaatttaattattggaaacaattaaatttacaaaaaaaaATACTACAATCTAATCTTATAcaattgaaaattaatcatCTAGAAAATCAATTAGTGAATTTACAGGGGAATTCGGGTAATTCAGGGGTTACAAAGGGGAATTTAGTGAATTTACAGAATTCAGGGGTTACAGAGGGGAATTTAGTGAATTTACAAGGTAATTCAAGGGTTACAGAGGGGAATTTAGAGGATTCAGAggaaaatttggaaattcTGAAAAATTCAGTAAACTTAGTAAATTCATTGAAAAATTCAGTAAACTTAGTAAATTCATTGAAAAATTCAGTAAACTTAGTAAATCCAGGGGTTTCATCAGTAAATACAGTCAATTCACTGGAATCTTCAGTAAACTCAGTCAATTCACTGGAAAATTCAGTAAACTTAGTAAATCCAGGGGTTTCATCAGTAAATACAGTCAATTCACTGGAATCTTCAGTAAACTCAGTCAATTCACTGGAAAATTCAGTAAACTTAGTAAATCCAGGGGTTTCATTAGTAAAATCACCGGAACGGATagaaaaaaaaataaatttgttagttaaaaatataaaaattttaaaagaaaaaaatttaatgatgaaaaatttaaaattgttacaagaaaatttggaagaaaatataaaagaaatttttaatgaaattaatgaaataaataaagaaaaaaatttattaatacaaaacaataaattattacaatacaaaatttttaatattaataattttatacaaattactcaatccgttacggtgcccgttacggtgcttggtcaaacaGATACTATTCCTCCTCCTAACAGTAGTACTACTGAAGTTACTAGATCCAATGTACTTACTCAACCTACTGGAGTTACTAGATCCAATTGTCCCAATGGACCTAATGGACCTCCTATAACTACTGAAGTTATTAGATCCAATGGTCCTCCTCTAACTACTGAAGTTACTAGATCCAATGTACTTACACAACCTACTGAAGTTACTAGATCCAATGGACCCAATGGACCTAATGTACTTCCTGAACCTAATGGACTTACACAACCTAGTGGAGTTACTGTACCTAGTGGACTTACTCAACCTACTGAAGTTACTGTACCTCCGGAACTTACTAAAGAATCTTCCCAACTCAAAATATTATCGGATGATATAAAAAAGTTAATGAAagatataaaaaatttggaaaCAATACGAGAAAATCATTTGAAAGAATTGAATAAgtataaagaaaatttggAAGAAATAATAGAAACAAAACGTCTAAAACAAAAGgaaatatcaattttaatgatgaaattacagaaaattaaagtaaatttaacaaaCAGTCAAGAAAACTTTAAACACACAACTAATAATCAgacattttatatattaaaacaatttattaatcaatttCAAGGTATCAATTACTAAAGTTACTTAAGTAGCCTTAGATAGGATTAGAATAGGTTTAAAAAGGGTAAATAAGGGTTAAGTAGGCTTAAAAGGCTTAAAATAGGtttaagtagttaatagGCTTAATAGTCCTTAGATAGTCTAAAATATGcttaagtagttaatagGCTTAAAATGGCCTTAAATAGCTAGTAGCCTTAAAAGGCCTTAATTAGGCCTAGGTAGCCTTAGATACTCTAAAATAGCCTTAGTAGCCTAATGGCCCAAAATAGCCTTAGTAGCCTAATGGCCCAAAATAGCCTTAGATGCCTAATATAGCCTTAGATGCCTAATATAGCCTTAGATCCCTAATATAGCCTTAGATGCCTAATATACCCTTAGATAGCCTTAAAAGGCCTAATAGCTCTACTGTCTATATAGCCCTGAAATTAGCCTTAACTAGCTAATAAGCCTTataatacccttaataAGCCTTTATACCCTTAGACTAGTCTTATATACCCTAACTACTCCTTCATATCTACTGTGCCTTAAAAGGCCTTAATTACCTAATtaacccttaactacctaaaataGTCTTAAAAggccttaactacctaataagCCTTAAATACTCTAAATTAGTACTTATATAGCTAATTACCCCTAATGACCTTAAATACCCCTAACTGGCCTTCTATAGCTAATtacccttagatacctaTTAGATAccttagttataccctAAAATTGCCCTTTTACCCTTAAATACCCCTTGACTAGACTTATTTTACCCTTATTTTACTCCTTACTCAACTCCTTAATTACCTCTATTTTACACCTTACTAGACTCTTATTTACCTCTAATTTACCCTTATTCTGCCTTTAACTATCCTTAATTAGCTCTTATTCACCCTAGATACCCCTTAATTACCTTAAATAGCTACTACCCAGTACTCTAGTACCCCTACTACTCTAATACCCCTACTACTCTAATACTCTACTACTCTTCTTACTACTTATTCtacataatttattgtttaaatGGAATGTTATAGAATTGGAAGATGagataatattattgatagATATAATAGAGATAAAAGAAGAGTATAGAATAGCAATAGAACAAGTCTTGGGAgcaaaattatttacaataatTGTTTCGAAAATGGAAATTGCTAAACAATTCATTcaatttatacaaaatctttttctaacacattttattttcattatatcattagacaattttatttcctccgttacggtgactggtccaACTGCCAATAAGGGTACTGGTAATAAGGGTACTGCCAATAAGGGTACTGCCAATAAGGGTACTATGGATACTACCAGTACAGATACTGAAGATAGTATGGATACTCTAATAGATACTGAAGATACTGTAATGGATACTAAGGATAATATGGAAGTCCATTTTGGGGCTGGTAAGAATAATGGTACagttggaccaagcaccgtaacggaagacaccgtaacggaggaaataaaattaatagattgtatagaatataatgaaatgaaaaagataaaaattgaagaaatgaaattaataatgaaaatgttattaaaagattttaatttagtttcaaattctcaaattgcattaaaattattaacaaagAATCAAAATTCTGTTATACCAACTGGTGAAATTGTATCCAACATttcagttacggtgctcGGTACAACGGCACCAATTCCCCCCAAAAGGGTCTTAGTTATTCTAACAGCAGTtttaagtagttaagtagttaaagGGTATAGTAGGTACTTAAGGAGTAGtctaggtatataaggcTTATTTTATGCctattaggtagttaagggctattttaggtatataagggcTATTAGTTACTCTAGGTATTCTAGGTACTCTAAGCCTATTAAGGcttattaggtagttatGAGTAGTCTTGGGTAATTAAGAATAATGAGATGTTtagtattataataatgGAATAGTAACGGGTggttatattaatatatcaaattcaattcttacaaattattataagTAATTtctccgttacggtgtgaGGTCCACCGGACAGTAGTCCAACGGCCAACCACCAGCCCCAAAGGGGATTCCTTAGTTATCCTAGTTATCTACAgtacttaattatatatccTAGGAATATTTAGGTATACACTTttttagctccctttcccagTAGTTATTTAGTGTATATTTAGCTACCTTTCCCAGGGTCCTATAGTTACGgtagttagttattagGGTAGTTAGTTAGGTACCTCTAAGAGAGTTAGCTCTAcagtagttatatacttaaggGGAGTACTTAGggagttagttatatagttaagaGAGTcttttagttatttagccCCTCCGG encodes:
- a CDS encoding chromosome segregation (SMC) protein, putative, translated to MIIVGLNGSGKSNLLLAINFVLCHDLIGYSHSDYLFKGDHYSNSNETFVEIIFITNNILSYLPGTVLGHTATNSTKDITAVPSTKDGTVGASTVTKGKGANFTATECNRERELNDTFGTSGKGANFTAMECTSGKGANFTATECTMDINTKEAPFGAGTKDITTVGTGARGTDTVTKIILKRIIKDNNEIYLINNNQLNLNNYKQFINNIINSNNLINNIMNNNIMNNILNKELIIIYNEMIGYNKYNKNINESKKLINEIEKLINELEINFDKISKKINFINFDNIKFNYWKQLNLQKKILQSNLIQLKINHLENQLVNLQGNSGNSGVTKGNLVNLQNSGVTEGNLVNLQGNSRVTEGNLEDSEENLEILKNSVNLVNSLKNSVNLVNSLKNSVNLVNPGVSSVNTVNSLESSVNSVNSLENSVNLVNPGVSSVNTVNSLESSVNSVNSLENSVNLVNPGVSLVKSPERIEKKINLLVKNIKILKEKNLMMKNLKLLQENLEENIKEIFNEINEINKEKNLLIQNNKLLQYKIFNINNFIQITQSVTVPVTVLGQTDTIPPPNSSTTEVTRSNVLTQPTGVTRSNCPNGPNGPPITTEVIRSNGPPLTTEVTRSNVLTQPTEVTRSNGPNGPNVLPEPNGLTQPSGVTVPSGLTQPTEVTVPPELTKESSQLKILSDDIKKLMKDIKNLETIRENHLKELNKYKENLEEIIETKRLKQKEISILMMKLQKIKVNLTNSQENFKHTTNNQTFYILKQFINQFQELEDEIILLIDIIEIKEEYRIAIEQVLGAKLFTIIVSKMEIAKQFIQFIQNLFLTHFIFIISLDNFISSVTVTGPTANKGTGNKGTANKGTANKGTMDTTSTDTEDSMDTLIDTEDTVMDTKDNMEVHFGAGKNNGTVGPSTVTEDTVTEEIKLIDCIEYNEMKKIKIEEMKLIMKMLLKDFNLVSNSQIALKLLTKNQNSVIPTGEIVSNISVTVLGTTAPIPPKRVLYYNNGIVTGGYINISNSILTNYYKMKNMEKDYNKIEMKIKELNKELEEINKKQEEIKLNYSQIKDKYNQSINQYNSLHITLNNLQQHRYGDWYYYRLLDLLIITSSTRLIIERMSLERNEELNLERNEELNMKLTNLKLEKKDLINSILTNTQLITQYDTQINELKQNIQNLKSKQININEQFLQYNLQNSNVRSYGACSHSSQSTTKPLIILVTEEIMMEIMRLENELKQLQNQLIEENNKITSNNYLINSLTISINEYKNELNCFDTKILEMMKNNFITQHDIILDKLSKINLVSPITVLECDGMEYMNKIDIKEYETLKNEFQQLQEQKNHILNSKQQILYSIHKLKKTKEENLMEMIEKMNNELLKIFQYFVPNENMNEKFNGLDIKVSFNNTNETNINLLSGGQKSLILLTFILALNKLRPAPFYLLDEVDSALDEHYRLKLAKFLSTMNTQIILTTFKEELLMPSEVFYEIKNENGISYSKEITLSKAIEIIQNCNIKMNWEPPKNIDILYNIHKNRTTHIKKPFHYKQFPYQYKNYYYYQYTNTNKELELNELNNNEIIDIELNTKPKLNLQNSTNKNIKQKIFNHQLYFYEDFIEYNIIKDYCKLFNKSFNIPRQDWASPYHFFLKSIPINNTHTVTNNKGNITGTVDPTTLGTNTLDPTTQDSNTLNPNTLNNTTHNTEIDWNINELRYIDDIKKKELLNGEIPQLFDRSGLIRLKQKKDCWISYHNLKNYALMIDSVTKCPLLIVQSKKFLQQGWYDMSTNTKGTGKGANFMGTECTMGKGANFMGMECTSGKGANFTAMECTMGKGANFMGTECTTGKGTPFGDKVAPFGAGTKGVGEGTVAVGPSTVTVDMSKYNVKKEIIEEMKRILKEKKEKKEEELPDVTKLFKSKSYGINENCYTIGGGRYHI